One window from the genome of Toxotes jaculatrix isolate fToxJac2 chromosome 17, fToxJac2.pri, whole genome shotgun sequence encodes:
- the lrit3b gene encoding leucine-rich repeat, immunoglobulin-like domain and transmembrane domain-containing protein 3b codes for MYLLVLVHILQSSLLAVQSCPASCACTYGNSGAAELRLVQCSDPGIAVVPINVPADTVKLRLEKTLISRVPRAAFYNLSQLQFLSLAYNSITSVHPSSFVNLKALRELRLDGNLLTSFPWEGLRDMPRLQTLCLHNNRLSSLPAHAALFLHNITYLDLSSNRLTILPAELLDLWFPLPGQLGPAQRRILGLHDNPWLCDCQISMVMSLSMSLGSPVVLMDQLLMCSRSLGQSGMLLTQAELSRCMRPSVQPAATRVISPLGSNVILRCDATGYPTPTLTWIKTSGYADCCQQHILENSEQLPRNLESFMQESPRVGVRWSIISLNGLSYKDAGEYRCQARNMAGISEAPIKLKVVGISRLSRLPKKKPQKTPPKSLSKSRKPNQNPSTIDTPSVKENQIFQNITPKDPDAKRQAQTPIRSTPESSDNSTTALLLETLMKYNEDGQGQ; via the exons ATGTATCTGCTGGTCCTTGTTCACATCCTGCAGTCCTCTCTGTTGGCAGTCCAAAGCTGTCCAGCTTCATGTGCCTGCACGTACGGGAACAGTGGAGCAGCAGAGCTCAG GTTGGTGCAGTGCAGTGACCCTGGAATCGCAGTTGTTCCAATCAATGTCCCAGCGGACACAGTCAAACTGCGCCTAGAGAAGACCTTGATCTCCAGAGTGCCCCGGGCAGCTTTTTACAACCTGTCCCAGCTGCAGTTCCTGTCCCTGGCCTACAACTCCATCACGTCTGTCCACCCCAGCAGCTTTGTCAACCTGAAGGCCCTGAGAGAGCTGCGTCTGGATGGGAACCTCCTCACATCCTTCCCCTGGGAGGGGCTCAGGGACATGCCCCGACTCCAGACTCTGTGTCTCCACAACAACCGTCTGTCCAGCCTTCCAGCCCACGCTGCACTCTTCCTTCACAACATCACTTACCTCGACCTTTCCAGCAACAG GCTGACCATTTTACCTGCCGAGCTGCTGGACCTTTGGTTTCCTCTGCCAGGACAACTGGGACCAGCACAAAGACGGATTTTGG GTCTCCATGACAACCCTTGGTTGTGCGACTGCCAAATCTCCATGGTGATGTCCTTGTCTATGTCCCTGGGGAGTCCTGTAGTTCTCATGGACCAGTTGTTGATGTGCAGCAGGTCTCTGGGTCAGTCAGGGATGCTGCTGACCCAGGCTGAGCTGTCCCGCTGTATGAGGCCCTCAGTCCAACCTGCAGCCACCAGAGTCATCTCTCCACTGGGCAGTAATGTAATCCTCCGCTGTGACGCCACTGGTTACCCGACGCCAACCCTGACTTGGATCAAAACCTCAGGCTACGCTG ATTGTTGCCAGCAACACATCCTTGAGAACTCTGAACAGTTGCCGAGGAATTTGGAGAGCT TTATGCAGGAATCTCCTCGCGTCGGGGTTCGCTGGTCCATAATCAGCCTGAACGGGTTGTCATACAAGGACGCTGGTGAATATCGCTGCCAGGCACGGAACATGGCAGGAATATCCGAAGCCCCGATTAAACTGAAGGTTGTGGGCATCTCAAGACTGTCCCGCCTTCCGAAGAAGAAGCCCCAAAAGACTCCGCCTAAATCGTTATCAAAATCGAGGAAGCCAAATCAGAATCCATCCACTATCGACACCCCCTCAGTGAAGGAGAATCAGATCTTCCAAAACATCACACCGAAAGACCCAGATGCAAAGAGACAGGCCCAGACACCCATCAGGTCCACACCCGAGTCCTCAGACAACTCTACAACTGCTCTTTTGTTGGAAACACTTATGAAATATAATGAAGATGGTCAGGGTCAGTGA
- the fam241a gene encoding uncharacterized protein FAM241A: MSAATPRVNDQYVFHRREFEERPPANQRGGRHSAPPVHGTRQTTLHHQADGSRTRPRPPSDPSVDWPHLDDPTTREPQLDDCERMGTLFGMLNKCLRGMGFSQMYFGDKIVEPVVIVFFWMLLWFLGIQALGLVGTLCIIIIYIQK, encoded by the exons atgtccGCTGCGACGCCGCGTGTAAACGACCAGTACGTCTTTCATCGACGTGAATTTGAGGAGCGTCCGCCAGCAAACCAAAGAGGAGGCAGGCACAGTGCCCCACCGGTCCATGGTACAAGGCAGACCACTTTACACCACCAG GCTGATGGCAGCCGGACCCGGCCTCGACCGCCCAGTGACCCCAGCGTCGACTGGCCCCACCTGGACGACCCCACCACCAGGGAGCCTCAGCTGGATGACTGTGAGAGGATGGGGACTTTGTTTGGGATGCTCAACAAGTGCCTGCGGGGGATGGGCTTCAGCCAGATGTACTTTGGGGACAAGATAGTGGAGCCAGTGGTGATTGTCTTCTTCTGGATGCTGCTCTGGTTCCTGGGTATTCAGGCCCTGGGCCTGGTGGGAACACtgtgcatcatcatcatctacatCCAGAAGTAA
- the LOC121197128 gene encoding JNK1/MAPK8-associated membrane protein gives MAVAMSSTCPGLYCGRVLVNGSVEGECGVCPRGERANVQKVCERCTESPELYDWLYLGFMAMLPLVLHWFFIEWYSGKKSSSALLQHIIAMLECSVSAVVTLLVTEPVGMLSIRSCGVQMLSDWYTMLYNPSPDYINTIHCTQEAVYPLYTIVLIYYAFCLVLMMLLRPLLVKKIACGLGKSDRFKSIYAALYFFPILTVLQAVGGGLLYYAFPYIILVLSLVTLAVYMSASEIQSFKNLVAKKKRLVVLFSHWLLHAYGIISISRLDKLEQDLPLLALVPGPALFYIATAKFTEPSRILSEGGNGH, from the exons ATGG CTGTGGCCATGAGCTCGACGTGTCCCGGCCTGTACTGTGGCAGGGTATTGGTCAATGGATCCGTGGAGGGAGAGTGTGGT GTTTGTCCCCGTGGAGAACGGGCCAACGTCCAGAAGGTATGTGAACGCTGCACTGAGTCCCCTGAGCTCTACGACTGGCTCTACCTGGGATTCATGGCCATGTTACCTCTGGTGCTGCACTGGTTCTTCATTGAGTGGTACTCTGGAAAGAAGAG ttccagtgctctgctgcagcacatcATAGCCATGCTGGAGTGCAGCGTGTCAGCTGTGGTCACTCTGCTGGTCACAGAGCCAGTGGGAATGCTCAGTATCCGTTCCTGTGGAGTCCAGATGCTGTCAGACTGGTACACCATGCTCTACAACCCCAGTCCAGACTACATCAACACCATCCACTGCACCCAGGAGGCCGTCTACCCTCT tTACACTATCGTGCTAATCTACTATGCCTTCTGCTTGgtgctgatgatgctgctgcgccctctgctggtgaaGAAGATAGCCTGCGGTCTGGGCAAATCTGACCGCTTCAAGAGCATCTACGCCGCTCTGTACTTCTTCCCCatcctcacagtgctgcaggCCGTGGGCGGAGGACTGCTCT ACTATGCGTTTCCCTACATCATACTGGTCCTGTCTCTGGTCACGCTGGCTGTTTACATGTCTGCCTCTGAGATACAG TCCTTTAAAAACCTGGTTGCGAAGAAGAAGCGCCTGGTCGTGTTGTTCAGCCACTGGCTGCTCCACGCTTACGGCATCATCTCTATCTCCCGACTGGACAAGCTGGAGCAGGATCTGCCCCTGCTGGCCCTGGTGCCCGGTCCCGCCCTGTTCTACATCGCCACAGCAAAGTTCACCGAGCCCAGCCGCATCCTGTCCGAGGGCGGCAACGGACACTGA